Proteins encoded in a region of the Acipenser ruthenus chromosome 43, fAciRut3.2 maternal haplotype, whole genome shotgun sequence genome:
- the LOC117967762 gene encoding zinc finger protein 391-like, translating to MDSVEMDSVQIKEEFPEPELLPFKVEFFGLASLPIKQELCEMQCEKMQSEVSEIKAEHSEMEIPQTEEPLFVKQEDVLEMVRIKWEPLVVEFDHMEPGKEESEDFKPHIPELEPVRLRECSVVLERICLREQGDGEEGLPNSMQGGGKEGGRSHSECSLAGSSPAAKARAGGGEYPDCGKGFTQLGQLKKPQRIHTGEKPYHCSDCGKSFSQSGHLKEHQRTHTGEKPYRCSDCGKSFSQSGTLKEHQRTHTGEKPYHCFDCGKSFSRSRHLKEHQRTHTGEKPYRCSDCGKSFSQSGEMKTHQRTHTGEKPYHCSDCGKSFRQSRDMKTHQRTHTGEKPYHCSDCGKSFSQSGTLKVHQRTHTGEKPYSCSDCGKTFSRSDSLVSHQRTHTGEKPYRCSNCGKSFSQSGHLREHQRTHTGEKLCG from the exons atggacagtgtggagatggactctgtccagattaaagaggagttccctgaacctGAACTTCTACCCTTTAAAGTGGAGTTctttgggctggcttccctccccattaaacaggagctctgtgagatgcaatgtgagaAGATGCAgtcagaggtctctgagattaaagctgagcacagtgaaatggagatcccccagacagaagaaccccttttTGTTAAACAAGAAGATGTGTTGGAAATGGTCCGTATTAAATGGGAGCCCCTTgtagtagagtttgaccacatggaaccagggaaggaagaatccgaggacttcaaaccacacatccctgagctggagcctgtacgcctgcgggagtgtagcgtggtgctggagagaatctgcttGAGAGAGCAAGGCGATGGAGAGGAAGGCcttcccaacagcatgcaaggaggtggaaaggaaggcGGGCGgtcacattcagaatgcagtctagcag gttccagtccagcagctaaagcaagggcgggcggtggagaatatcctgactgtggaaAAGGTTTCACGCAGTTAGGGCAATTAAAAAAGCCCCAGAGAATTCACAccggagagaaaccgtatcactgctctgactgtgggaagagtttcagtcagtcaggacatctgaaagaacaccagcgaactcacacaggagagaaaccgtatcgctgctctgactgtgggaagagtttcagtcagtcaggaaccctgaaagaacaccagcgaactcacacaggagagaaaccgtatcactgttttgactgtgggaagagtttcagtcggtccaGACATCTGAAagaacaccagcgaactcacacaggagagaaaccgtatcgctgttctgactgtgggaagagtttcagtcagtcaggagagATGAAAACACatcagcgaactcacacaggagagaaaccgtatcactgttctgactgtgggaagagtttcagacagtcaagagacatgaaaacacaccagcgaactcacacaggtgagaaaccgtatcactgctctgactgtgggaagagtttcagtcagtcaggaaccCTGAAagtacaccagcgaactcacacaggagagaaaccgtatagttgctctgactgtgggaagactttcagtcggtcagacagccttgtttcacaccagcgaactcacaccggagagaaaccgtatcgctgctctaactgtgggaagagtttcagtcagtcaggacatcTGAGAGAACatcagcgaactcacacaggagagaaactgtgtGGCTGA